In Syntrophales bacterium, the sequence AACGCTGGTTAGAAGAGGCGCTTAAATCCATTCCTGAGAACAGTAGAATATTAGATGCAGGCGCGGGAACTCAGCAGTATCGCAAATTCTGCGAGCATTTGAACTATGTCTCACAAGACTTTGGAGAGTACGATGGACAAGGTGACTCTGCGGGACTGCAAATGGGGGAATTCGATTATGGAAAGTTAGACATAGTTAGTGATATTACCTCTATCCCTGAACCCGACTCATCTTTTGACGCCATAATGTGTATAGAAGTCCTGGAGCATTTGCCCGAACCTACTCAGGCCATAAAGGAATTCTCGCGTTTGATCAAACCAAAGGGTCACTTGATTCTTACTGCTCCATTCTGCTCACTGACACATTTTTCTCCATATCACTTCAGTACGGGTTTCAATAAGTATTGGTATGAAATACATTTAGCGGCGAATGGTCTGAAAATTATTGATATATCCCCAAACGGTAATTTCTTCGA encodes:
- a CDS encoding methyltransferase domain-containing protein; the encoded protein is MSIKNLLKSVRPSVGRSNESTRERWLEEALKSIPENSRILDAGAGTQQYRKFCEHLNYVSQDFGEYDGQGDSAGLQMGEFDYGKLDIVSDITSIPEPDSSFDAIMCIEVLEHLPEPTQAIKEFSRLIKPKGHLILTAPFCSLTHFSPYHFSTGFNKYWYEIHLAANGLKIIDISPNGNFFEYVAQEIDRIPSISKRYSKNKPGLLERLSVFVALRMLSRFSKRDSGSSDLLCFGYHVHAVKD